A genomic segment from Aspergillus puulaauensis MK2 DNA, chromosome 1, nearly complete sequence encodes:
- a CDS encoding uncharacterized protein (COG:M;~EggNog:ENOG410PKT7;~InterPro:IPR001296;~PFAM:PF00534,PF13692;~SMCOG1045:glycosyl transferase group 1;~TransMembrane:13 (o24-49i839-859o879-904i916-941o947-969i981-999o1005-1022i1150-1172o1196-1215i1256-1277o1283-1302i1314-1332o1338-1357i);~antiSMASH:Cluster_1.4), with amino-acid sequence MEAEYLGLHAVGWRGMLSTWPGKVLAIFILTTVVIGGLYISFVIGRATFAHLKRRRKRSGAPDSIISYLHSLWKTAQPLRSRETDPTSLKTFGVYLGEIADPPTPAQGRLLSQWDAIVVDPLQPGVVSAVHSHCSSSHILGRLDIRSCFESRSSSTNDQVIESLAIVTQMLASSFKNHETQQTPFHGIVLTNWETYFDPVVLNHLVDYINYIGLDVWLEISRHADEKYNDINMSHIEGLVFQNGTILPDGSHQDYFQMSKTRSIMRALAGQKPAGSCHFAMWEVVGDEVTIPHAVVRRTLKWCNYNTAMCWIGPGSALVDADMAASRTAMKEPLSALVWLRDDVVARAHDHWRFNDTILPESAGHDSLYGILDSFVPDLAKLKMIYPTSGATGDNSATIISKPNPSIESVYAQVNPFSVSPEGVDYTGLGCFQLGLDCSPTDINELLDAQRRLRESGLLELLQQEELDQIACELGQIEPGNSNTSAIYSSIQELIHLFSKSASDTHSARVWVGLHSGFRTRGETQVWGMYDVDSITGTLDIYLSNKTTDRTGTILHTFLSSQGFSRFDCLIAEMSLAEVNKSLCSEWGLSRRQMGDLEGLTPAELLLWTQRLNHSTCDHTSLTAKVKAVCEYQLLDAPSLSQLRRASSVEYLAGRLTAEQLVQGRLHWYQTQSSSSLEYESAIALFQKISVRIEQALIQQDSSTLGKLAAVMETVLKPSCIDVKADFLAMSVFCAVRKVALGEVYLEVLDRNPGPNLHHIQAACFAEFYAVGARCDAYFDMTPNELGRILFSQIRSYHDGHPPPLQDEDTTELPTAYASMDVDLDPDASEEDTPLHYRITFLGIFAIPALIDITLLTTIGRGLYLSAFMEDTEKTAATAALMVALLLGGAFGTWISSGGSYYFYSMAFPATSMFVMTRFVAGLAAVLIVGIITLTGISIAYSFRNGVIFLVYLILLTTYLMVLSTLSIYQMPGHQFQSGRVVIVTCVPILLVSPLLTTWLHHDIVIYPCLLAFFLVILLFAARRVISKWNNWYFDIPCVTEQEIVGWYQRTHLPAVSDEKMPSYFTIRQTFWNCVKKDRAYHSWSKSTSDPFVKRLAKGYPATIFLLTWYCKYTRTQLPLPYSPTWNLQLKSATETLVSMQKGLKLHSAFLHWVHSGQEVWGGLLFFALALMDKWTALLTGESIVGLSVSSDTFRLAVGFGLAYYLMGAVILDAVSQPLWAIAHRHTPEQVSSLASLHEAILHDRLTRRSLYWSKLLKYSLLHIWGLAVTSALMWSFESSRSATQMYLAYIGAYSGLLWYQYSRIYVRHRADGPVALGTAVSFMTCILLRLIPDGFPYGGVIGLAAGTWTTAILSFFKANVGQSTGVNDSNIGEAVYTCSTLNPGPEIPQGTLAGAFQRIVSMPLNLRYRIDPAMQPGVEVMKILRSRSQSQQASYVRAFPQAADLLHRVAGLWESGRILVELISAGSLLRSEEPFFRCLSKKTADSLHIIVITPLDLVQDTLQGRCHAIAEALVSSTAENYLDLSHDHAILAEILVHEGLDGSLSIPEGIKRQLQFCSRDREELMSNTHKDVLRHLLLGIDIEQEWDILPADVRMFLLQRACGQSYRLSISQTEWIRSRFKLSNPGELDALLARYDLSASLAMAVSNYAQLVPDDKAAVTSSTLTLSQSEPMSSLQFSLENVPGGSSHSIKARLLRAYLKIKSCIKFTVLSLVADPEYQRELDYMLRTQPLLLSWPAKRCLTYIWSFCKLLQDLILPLVLLHGRGRISSLYKSTKGQTVTVERNRVALDTLDGAFTCFMHSEQDGSCRLYQYSGIYEEEPSQTDCLVAINTYTSDMGLTAREEYDSNGVSINRFVYEYRQATPEARMRVPLQRQCLAGRLQSQVVCYNRRGYVVSGSTLRSARPVQFQYWYAKNARSDSDLLRGEYVFPHIRIQVGWSIPGSEQPDEWIPYPWVTRALFIQVDKVYSAEWTYDHRFHPTIRATLNGDEVPVPPMISEDWFDVLQKPTGNSFLHDNPLVSFPARIGTLPRLLRRNMRRYPVSISQGRTHLWQSWKASNEVDAVTARWLDEMILRSSSMLQPYWRRRDRGELEAATEYLNEHADAIIADVDLSQQVSSWAPLAFNFGDLASFGQGGDARINTRTLSTQLNDSSNELHVLAMDTGTWPNEPGGVSACRRDLVNNLKQIRWHIIAESANDFGIPRFQVEHNVHSLTILPQWGLDFLHPTHGIFQNCLHSAIVERAWSITDADIRANFLPVLSTLVRCARMGRLDRMHVKEATQALVDLNAYFESSRSWNDVWTSDTVKQAWRELWLSEDMEGATPISQWLDAERPTVAQLDNALDMWHRYLFIFSIPVPEKIPAVFQVSHHWTGATYGVLCKMKRQCVLQLWDHCISFREIAAYLSSALSLDSIFVNHALISLAHLSCVLIQYHADIVLPCTEYFNPGWEIELGTCEGTLQHRRMFSRKIDAVVNGIASMDRYKVNKKAKAEKPTVVMLSHVRYVKDVKTAILAADVVVNNWGFHDYQLKIYGDMERSPAYSSECQQMIDAKGLREHVLLMGLGDPLVALEDAWLFMNSSISEGLPLAMGEAALTGVPVVCTDVGASFCVVTDRASGQRFSEVVAPNDPISLAGAQIRVMALLGQWAAFAEDDAGHIPPTLPLQPSPEEVQQISQRMYDKTEQRRKLGLLGRENIFKNFSSERYLREHEQMLWLGKYQSRQAFACERSSSAGSSSPGAKLEPSTVVVEESSDS; translated from the exons ATGGAGGCCGAATATTTAGGTCTGCATGCCGTCGGATGGCGTGGGATGCTGAGTACTTGGCCAGGCAAG GTCCTGGCCATTTTCATTCTTACCACCGTAGTTATAGGCGGGCTATATATTTCATTCGTCATTGGGAGAGCCACATTCGCGCATTTGAAG CGACGGCGGAAGCGCTCAGGAGCCCCTGATTCAATTATCAGCTATTTACATTCCCTATGGAAGACAGCGCAACCTCTTCGTTCGCGCGAGACAGATCCCACAAGCCTCAAGACATTCGGCGTGTATCTGGGTGAAATTGCGGACCCTCCTACCCCAGCACAAGGACGCCTACTCTCACAATGGGATGCCATCGTGGTCGACCCCTTGCAACCGGGTGTCGTAAGTGCAGTGCACAGTCACTGTAGCTCTTCGCATATACTCGGTCGACTCGACATACGGAGCTGTTTCGAGTCGAGGTCCAGCAGTACCAATGACCAAGTTATTGAATCACTCGCGATTGTCACCCAAATGCTGGCATCATCCTTTAAGAATCATGAGACGCAGCAGACGCCATTTCACGGAATCGTTCTCACAAATTGGGAGACGTACTTCGACCCCGTCGTACTTAATCATTTGGTTGATTACATCAACTATATCGGCCTCGACGTCTGGCTGGAGATATCACGCCACGCTGACGAGAAATACAACGACATCAACATGAGTCACATTGAAGGCCTCGTTTTCCAAAACGGCACTATTCTTCCCGACGGAAGCCACCAGGACTACTTCCAGATGTCGAAGACGCGGTCTATCATGAGGGCGCTGGCTGGCCAGAAACCTGCAGGTAGCTGCCACTTTGCCATGTGGGAAGTAGTTGGCGACGAAGTTACTATCCCACATGCTGTTGTGCGCCGGACACTGAAATGGTGCAACTACAATACTGCTATGTGCTGGATCGGTCCCGGATCTGCCCTGGTGGATGCGGATATGGCTGCATCTCGCACGGCAATGAAGGAGCCGCTGTCTGCATTGGTCTGGCTGAGGGATGATGTAGTAGCAAGGGCGCACGATCACTGGCGGTTTAATGATACG ATACTTCCAGAGTCTGCTGGACATGATTCTTTGTATGGGATATTAGACAGCTTTGTTCCTGATCTCGCCAAGTTAAAAATGATTTACCCTACAAGCGGCGCCACTGGGGATAATTCAGCAACAATTATCAGCAAACCCAATCCATCCATCGAGAGCGTTTACGCGCAGGTGAACCCGTTCTCGGTATCCCCTGAGGGCGTCGACTACACCGGCCTGGGCTGTTTCCAGCTGGGCCTTGACTGCTCTCCAACAGATATAAATGAGCTCTTGGACGCCCAAAGACGTCTTCGTGAGTCGGGCCTTCTGGAGCTCCTGCAGCaagaggagctggaccagATAGCCTGCGAGCTTGGGCAAATTGAACCAGGGAATTCCAACACATCCGCTATCTACTCCAGCATCCAAGAACTGATCCATCTTTTTTCCAAAAGCGCTTCTGATACGCACAGTGCCCGAGTCTGGGTTGGTCTGCACTCCGGATTCCGCACTCGCGGTGAGACACAGGTCTGGGGGATGTATGACGTTGACTCCATTACGGGGACTctggatatatatctctccaaCAAAACTACAGATCGTACGGGCACAATACTGCACACCTTCTTGTCTAGCCAAGGATTCAGCCGCTTCGACTGTTTGATAGCAGAGATGTCGCTTGCGGAAGTCAACAAAAGTCTCTGCTCAGAATGGGGGCTGTCTCGTCGTCAGATGGGTGACCTGGAAGGACTTACTCCAGCAGAGTTACTTCTATGGACACAACGATTGAATCACTCAACGTGCGATCACACCTCATTGACTGCCAAAGTTAAAGCTGTTTGTGAATATCAGTTGTTGGACGCTCCCAGCCTGTCCCAGCTTCGACGAGCATCCTCGGTGGAATATCTTGCGGGCAGGCTGACAGCCGAGCAGCTCGTACAGGGCCGTCTGCATTGGTACCAGACCCAGAGCAGTTCGTCCCTAGAATATGAATCTGCCATTGCACTATTCCAAAAGATCAGTGTCCGCATCGAACAGGCTCTTATTCAACAAGACAGCAGTACCCTTGGGAAACTGGCTGCGGTAATGGAGACTGTGCTGAAGCCTTCTTGTATCGATGTCAAGGCAGACTTCCTTGCCATGTCTGTTTTCTGTGCTGTCCGTAAAGTAGCCCTGGGCGAGGTCTACCTAGAGGTGCTCGACCGGAATCCTGGGCCCAATCTACACCATATCCAAGCAGCATGCTTTGCTGAATTCTACGCAGTGGGAGCGCGGTGCGATGCCTACTTCGATATGACGCCAAACGAACTGGGCAGGATTCTGTTTAGTCAAATCCGATCATACCACGATGGGCATCCGCCACCTCTACAGGATGAAGATACGACTGAGCTGCCGACTGCCTATGCTTCTATGGATGTTGACTTGGATCCAGACGCATCTGAGGAGGACACGCCGCTGCACTACCGCATCACCTTTCTCGGCATCTTTGCCATTCCTGCCCTGATTGATATTACTTTGCTTACAACGATTGGCCGTGGTCTGTACCTGTCCGCCTTTATGGAGGATACAGAGAAAACGGCTGCAACGGCAGCGCTCATGGTGGCATTGCTTCTAGGCGGCGCGTTCGGCACCTGGATCAGTTCTGGGGGCAGCTATTACTTCTATTCCATGGCATTTCCCGCAACAAGCATGTTTGTGATGACGCGTTTCGTTGCTGGGCTGGCAGCTGTCCTAATAGTGGGCATCATCACCTTGACTGGGATTAGCATCGCGTACTCCTTTCGCAATGGTGTAATATTCCTCGTGTATTTGATTCTCTTGACCACATACCTGATGGTCTTATCCACGCTGTCGATCTATCAGATGCCCGGCCATCAATTTCAATCG GGCCGTGTGGTGATTGTGACATGCGTTCCAATCCTTCTCGTCTCGCCCCTGCTCACGACGTGGCTGCACCACGACATCGTCATTTATCCATGCCTGCTGGCGTTCTTCCTAGTGATATTGTTATTTGCTGCTCGACGAGTGATCTCCAAGTGGAATAATTGGTATTTCGACATCCCATGCGTGACCGAGCAGGAGATAGTTGGCTGGTATCAACGAACACATCTACCAGCTGTCTCCGACGAAAAGATGCCATCGTATTTTACAATACGCCAGACATTTTGGAACTGTGTTAAGAAGGACCGTGCTTACCATTCCTGGTCGAAATCCACCTCAGACCCGTTCGTCAAGCGCTTGGCCAAGGGATATCCAGCTACAATCTTCCTCCTTACCTGGTACTGCAAATATACCCGGACGCAGCTCCCTCTACCCTACAGTCCAACATGGAACCTGCAGCTCAAATCCGCGACCGAGACTTTAGTGAGCATGCAAAAGGGCCTCAAACTGCACAGCGCGTTTCTACACTGGGTCCACTCCGGGCAGGAAGTCTGGGGCGGACTGCTGTTCTTTGCTCTCGCACTCATGGACAAATGGACTGCATTGCTCACCGGTGAATCCATAGTCGGTCTGTCGGTCTCGAGTGATACCTTTCGACTGGCTGTAGGATTTGGGCTTGCGTATTACCTCATGGGCGCTGTGATCCTTGACGCGGTTTCTCAGCCCTTATGGGCTATTGCGCACCGGCATACACCCGAGCAGGTCTCCAGTCTCGCGTCCCTTCACGAAGCAATCCTTCACGATAGACTCACTCGCCGATCGTTATACTGGTCTAAGCTCCTCAAGTACAGTCTCCTGCACATCTGGGGACTGGCCGTGACATCTGCCTTGATGTGGTCGTTTGAGTCCTCCCGCAGCGCCACCCAGATGTACCTAGCATATATCGGCGCATACAGCGGACTCCTCTGGTATCAGTACAGCAGGATATACGTACGACACCGGGCAGACGGTCCAGTGGCCCTTGGCACAGCGGTCAGCTTTATGACGTGCATCCTGCTGCGCCTCATCCCGGATGGATTTCCCTACGGCGGCGTTATCGGCCTGGCTGCTGGCACTTGGACTACGGCGATCTTGTCATTTTTCAAGGCGAACGTAGGACAATCTACGGGGGTTAATGATAGTAATATCGGCGAGGCTGTATACACCTGCAGCACCCTGAATCCAGGCCCGGAAATCCCACAAGGGACATTGGCTGGTGCCTTTCAGAGGATTGTGTCCATGCCTCTGAACCTGCGGTACAGGATTGATCCGGCTATGCAGCCTGGGGTTGAGGTTATGAAGATACTTCGCTCGCGAAGCCAGTCTCAGCAGGCTAGTTATGTACGAGCGTTCCCTCAAGCTGCGGACTTACTACACCGTGTAGCTGGATTATGGGAGTCAGGACGTATACTGGTTGAACTCATCTCTGCAGGCTCTCTACTCAGATCAGAAGAGCCTTTCTTCCGGTGTTTAAGCAAAAAGACTGCTGATTCGCTACATATAATAGTCATCACacctctggatctggtccaGGATACACTCCAGGGCAGGTGTCATGCAATCGCTGAAGCACTGGTGTCAAGCACAGCTGAGAACTACCTTGACCTGTCTCACGACCACGCGATCCTCGCTGAGATACTGGTTCATGAGGGTCTGGATGGCAGTCTCTCTATCCCAGAAGGCATCAAACGCCAGCTCCAATTCTGTTCCCGGGACCGGGAAGAACTGATGTCAAACACCCACAAGGATGTTCTCCGACATCTTCTACTTGGAATCGATATTGAGCAGGAATGGGATATTTTGCCTGCCGACGTTCGTatgttcctcctccaacgGGCATGCGGACAGTCATACCGTCTATCCATCTCGCAGACCGAGTGGATTCGGTCGAGGTTTAAGTTATCAAATCCCGGAGAACTGGATGCATTGCTGGCTAGATACGATCTGAGTGCTTCCCTGGCCATGGCTGTTAGCAACTATGCTCAGCTTGTCCCTGATGACAAGGCAGCTGTAACGTCTTCAACGCTGACCCTGAGCCAAAGCGAGCCGATGTCGTCCCTGCAATTCAGTCTTGAAAACGTGCCAGGGGGTTCCTCGCACTCCATAAAAGCGAGGCTACTCCGAGCATATCTAAAGATCAAGTCGTGTATCAAATTCACGGTTCTTTCGCTAGTCGCTGATCCCGAGTACCAGCGAGAACTGGACTATATGCTTCGCACACAGCCCTTGCTCCTATCGTGGCCGGCGAAACGTTGTCTAACGTATATATGGTCATTTTGTAAACTGCTACAGGATCTTATACTCCCGCTTGTCCTG TTGCATGGTCGAGGTAGAATATCCTCGCTTTATAAGTCGACCAAAGGGCAAACAGTAACAGTCGAAAGGAATCGCGTTGCCCTTGATACGCTGGATGGTGCCTTTACCTGTTTTATGCACTCCGAGCAGGATGGGTCCTGTCGATTATATCAATATTCAGGTATTTATGAAGAGGAGCCAAGCCAAACGGACTGCTTGGTTGCAATCAACACGTATACAAGTGACATGGGATTGACAGCCCGGGAGGAATACGATAGCAATGGGGTTTCTATTAACCGGTTTGTCTATGAATATAGGCAGGCCACTCCTGAAGCACGCATGAGAGTGCCACTGCAGCGCCAGTGTCTTGCCGGCAGGTTACAGTCACAAGTTGTTTGCTATAATCGTCGAGGATATGTTGTCTCTGGCTCAACCCTGAGAAGTGCCCGCCCTGTCCAGTTTCAATATTGGTACGCAAAGAACGCCAGATCAGATAGTGACCTTCTGCGAGGGGAGTATGTTTTCCCACACATCAGAATCCAGGTTGGGTGGAGTATACCAGGTTCAGAGCAACCGGATGAATGGATCCCATATCCTTGGGTTACAAGGGCGCTGTTTATTCAAGTAGACAAGGTCTACAGTGCCGAATGGACCTACGACCATAGATTCCACCCGACTATAAGAGCAACCCTTAACGGAGATGAGGTCCCTGTGCCACCAATGATCTCAGAAGACTGGTTTGATGTGCTCCAGAAACCAACAGGAAACAGCTTTCTACATGACAATCCGCTGGTATCGTTCCCTGCTAGGATTGGCACACtgcctcgcctcctccgacGCAATATGAGACGATATCCGGTGTCTATATCGCAGGGCCGAACGCATCTCTGGCAGTCCTGGAAGGCATCCAATGAAGTTGACGCCGTCACTGCCAGGTGGTTAGACGAAATGATACTACGATCCAGCAGTATGCTGCAACCCTactggcgacgacgagacCGAGGCGAACTCGAAGCAGCAACCGAGTACCTCAACGAGCATGCAGACGCCATTATTGCGGACGTCGACCTCAGCCAGCAAGTCAGCTCCTGGGCTCCCCTCGCATTCAACTTTGGCGATTTAGCCAGCTTCGGCCAGGGCGGGGATGCAAGAATCAATACACGCACGCTTTCCACACAGCTGAATGATAGCAGCAACGAACTCCACGTCCTGGCTATGGATACAGGGACATGGCCTAATGAGCCCGGTGGCGTTTCTGCATGCCGTCGAGACCTTGTAAACAACCTGAAACAAATCAGATGGCATATCATCGCTGAATCCGCCAATGACTTTGGTATACCCCGGTTCCAGGTCGAGCATAACGTGCACTCCCTTACAATCCTGCCGCAGTGGGGGTTGGATTTCCTACACCCAACGCATGGGATCTTCCAGAATTGTCTGCATTCGGCTATTGTCGAGAGGGCTTGGAGTATAACGGATGCTGATATCCGGGCTAATTTCCTTCCTGTGTTGTCTACGCTTGTCCGGTGCGCGCGCATGGGCCGTCTGGATCGAATGCATGTCAAGGAGGCGACTCAGGCGCTGGTGGACTTGAATGCGTATTTCGAATCGTCCAGAAGCTGGAATGACGTCTGGACGAGCGATACGGTGAAGCAGGCATGGCGAGAGCTCTGGCTGAGTGAGGATATGGAGGGGGCGACTCCGATCTCGCAATGGCTTGATGCTGAAAGGCCCACCGTTGCTCAACTGGATAATGCATTGGATATGTGGCATCGCT ATCTGTttatcttctccatccccgtcCCGGAAAAGATCCCGGCTGTGTTCCAGGTATCCCACCACTGGACAGGAGCTACCTACGGGGTCTTATGCAAGATGAAACGCCAGTGTGTGCTGCAGCTCTGGGACCACTGTATCAGCTTCCGTGAGATAGCCGCGTATCTATCCTCGGCACTGTCCCTGGACTCGATCTTTGTCAACCACGCTCTTATCAGTCTCGCCCATCTGTCATGTGTTCTTATCCAGTACCATGCAGATATTGTTCTCCCGTGCACTGAATACTTTAACCCAGGGTGGGAGATTGAGCTTGGGACATGCGAAGGCACGTTGCAGCACCGCCGAATGTTCAGCCGGAAGATCGACGCCGTTGTGAATGGGATTGCAAGCATGGACAGGTATAAGGTGAATAAAAAGGCCAAGGCAGAGAAACCAACCGTCGTGATGCTGTCCCATGTTCGCTACGTGAAGGACGTCAAAACAGCCATATTGGCTGCTGACGTGGTTGTCAACAACTGGGGATTCCACGACTACCAGCTCAAGATATACGGCGATATGGAGCGGTCACCGGCATATTCGTCTGAGTGCCAGCAGATGATTGACGCCAAGGGCTTGCGCGAGCATGTCCTTCTCATGGGATTGGGTGATCCACTGGTAGCGCTTGAAGATGCA TGGCTGTTCATGAACTCCTCCATATCCGAAGGGCTCCCACTAGCCATGGGCGAGGCAGCTCTGACCGGTGTGCCTGTGGTGTGCACGGACGTCGGCGCGTCCTTCTGCGTGGTGACTGACCGAGCCTCAGGGCAGAGATTCAGCGAAGTCGTGGCGCCGAATGACCCCATTTCTCTGGCAGGGGCGCAGATTCGTGTCATGGCCTTACTGGGGCAGTGGGCTGCATTTGCAGAAGACGATGCAGGGCATATTCCGCCTACATTGCCACTTCAGCCGTCTCCGGAAGAGGTTCAGCAGATTTCGCAGCGCATGTATGACAAGACTGAGCAGCGCCGCAAATTGGGGCTTTTGGGCCGAGAgaatatcttcaagaacTTCTCTAGTGAGCGGTATCTCCGTGAGCATGAGCAGATGCTTTGGTTGGGGAAATATCAGAGTCGCCAGGCTTTTGCGTGTGAGCGCAGCTCGTCTGcgggttcttcttcgcctggaGCGAAATTGGAGCCATCTACTGTTGTGGTTGAGGAAAGCTCTGATAGCTAG